In Parus major isolate Abel chromosome 19, Parus_major1.1, whole genome shotgun sequence, a genomic segment contains:
- the ANKRD13B gene encoding ankyrin repeat domain-containing protein 13B isoform X2, with translation MGGRGDGLSGAGGSRRKRRMKMRKKKGAMPGRATTSPMRPGGAGGGPGKHRAGGGGPPRPAPPPPRAAPASPLQHARRMLASCSGRKGPEGRYPLHYLVWHNRARDLDRELSAKQADIEQLDPRGRTPLHLATTLGHLECARVLLKHGADVGKENRSGWTVLQEAVSTRDLELVQLVLRYRDYQRAIKRLAGIPVLLEKLRKAQDFYVEMKWEFTSWVPLVSKICPSDTYKVWKSGQNLRVDTTLLGFDHMTWQRGNRSFVFRGQDSSAVVMEIDHDRRVVYSETLALAGHDQEVLLAAVQPTEEQVMGRLTAPVVTTQLDTKNIAFERNKSGILGWRSEKTEMVNGYEAKVYGASNVELITRTRTEHLSDQHKGKSKGCKTPLQSFLGIAEQHVGPNNGTLITQTLSHANPTAITPEEYFNPNFELGNRDMGRPMELTTKTQKFKAKLWLCEDHPLSLCEQVAPIIDLMAISNALFAKLRDFITLRLPPGFPVKIEIPIFHILNARITFGNLNGCDEPVSSLRHSPSSEAPSPSSDSSSVSSSSSLTSCRACEMDPALFEVPRGYSVVGTHQDALREDEDDLLQFAIQQSLLEAGSEYDQVTIWEALTNSKPGTHPMSHEGRRGDRTPQHTASPHPPVAPSPGGGGGPRALFPSYAEQLRLAMALSAREQEEAERRTRQEEEDLQRILQLSLTEK, from the exons ATGGGAGGCCGCGGTGATGGGCTGAGCGGTGCGGGAGGGAGCCGAAgaaagaggaggatgaagatgaggaagaagaagggGGCGATGCCGGGCAGGGCAACTACAAGTCCCATGAGGCCGGGCGGTGCGGGGGGGGGACCGGGGAAGCACCGGGCGGGAGGTGGcggcccgccccgccccgcgccccccccgccccgcgccgcgCCCGCCTCGCCGCTCCAGCATGCACGGAGGATGCTCGCGTCTTGCTCGGGCAGGAAGGGGCCGGAGGGCAGGTACCCGCTGCACTACCTCGTCTGGCACAACCGCGCCCGTGACCTGGACCGGGAGCTCAGCGCCAAGCAG GCCGACATTGAGCAGCTGGACCCCCGAGGACGCACTCCCCTGCACCTGGCCACCACGCTGGGCCACCTTGAGTGTGCCAGGGTGCTGCTGAAGCATGGTGCCGACGTGGGCAAGGAGAACCGCAGCGGATGGACAG TCCTGCAGGAGGCTGTGAGCACCCGTGATCTGGAGCTGGTGCAGCTGGTCCTGCGCTACCGTGACTACCAGAGAGCCATCAAGCGCCTGGCCGggatccctgtcctgctggagaAGCTGCGCAAG GCCCAGGACTTCTACGTGGAGATGAAGTGGGAGTTCACCAGCTGGG TGCCCCTGGTGTCCAAGATCTGCCCCAGCGACACCTACAAGGTGTGGAAGAGTGGCCAGAACCTGCGGGTGGACACCACACTGCTGGGCTTCGACCACATGACCTGGCAGCGGGGCAACCGCAGCTTTGTCTTTCGGGGACAAG acagcagtgcGGTGGTGATGGAGATTGACCATGACAGGCGGGTGGTCTACTCAGAGACGCTGGCCCTGGCTGGCCACGaccaggaggtgctgctggctgctgtgcagcCCACCGAGGAGCAGGTGATGGGGCGGCTGACGGCCCCCGTCGTCACTACCCAGCTCGACACCAAGAACATCGCCTTCGAGAG GAACAAGTCCGGGatcctgggctggaggagcGAGAAGACAGAAATGGTGAATGGGTATGAGGCCAAG GTCTATGGTGCTTCCAACGTGGAGCTGATCACACGGACACGGACCGAGCACCTCTCAGACCAGCACAAGGGCAAGAGCAAAG GCTGTAAGACCCCCCTGCAATCCTTCCTGGGCATCGCTGAGCAGCACGTGGGACCCAACAATGGG ACACTGATCACGCAGACACTGAGCCACGCCAACCCCACTGCCATCACCCCTGAGGAGTACTTCAACCCCAACTTTGAACTGGGCAACCGGGACATGGGACGGCCCATGGAGCTCACCACCAAGACACAGAA GTTCAAGGcgaagctgtggctgtgtgagGACCACCCGCTGTCCCTCTGCGAGCAGGTTGCCCCCATCATCGACCTCATGGCAATAAGCAACGCTCTCTTCGCCAAACTGCGGGATTTCATCACCCTGCGCCTCCCGCCCGGCTTCCCTGTCAAGATCG aaatcccCATCTTCCATATCCTCAACGCCCGAATAACCTTCGGCAACCTCAATGGGTGTGACGAGCCTGTCAGCTCCCTGcggcacagccccagcagcgaGGCACCCTCACCCAGCAGCGACTCCTCCAgtgtcagcagctccagctccctga CCTCGTGCCGAGCGTGTGAGATGGACCCGGCGCTGTTCGAGGTGCCGCGGGGGTACAGTGTGGTGGGCACCCACCAGGACGCCCTGCGGGAGGACGAGGATGACCTGCTGCAATTTGCCatccagcagagcctgctggaaGCGGGCAGCGAGTATGACCAG GTGACCATTTGGGAAGCACTGACCAACAGCAAGCCGGGCACCCACCCCATGTCGCACGAGGGCCGCCGGGGAGACAG GACTCCCCAGCACACGGCATCCCCGCATCCCCCCGTGGCCCCGTCGCCGGGGGGTGGTGGGGGGCCCAGGGCCCTGTTCCCCAGCTACGCCGAGCAGCTGCGCCTGGCTATGGCGCTGTCGGCGCGGGAGCAGGAGGAAGCGGAGCGCCGGACGcgccaggaggaggaggatctGCAGCGGATCCTGCAGCTCTCGCTGACGGAGAAGTGA
- the ANKRD13B gene encoding ankyrin repeat domain-containing protein 13B isoform X1, protein MGGRGDGLSGAGGSRRKRRMKMRKKKGAMPGRATTSPMRPGGAGGGPGKHRAGGGGPPRPAPPPPRAAPASPLQHARRMLASCSGRKGPEGRYPLHYLVWHNRARDLDRELSAKQADIEQLDPRGRTPLHLATTLGHLECARVLLKHGADVGKENRSGWTVLQEAVSTRDLELVQLVLRYRDYQRAIKRLAGIPVLLEKLRKAQDFYVEMKWEFTSWVPLVSKICPSDTYKVWKSGQNLRVDTTLLGFDHMTWQRGNRSFVFRGQDSSAVVMEIDHDRRVVYSETLALAGHDQEVLLAAVQPTEEQVMGRLTAPVVTTQLDTKNIAFERNKSGILGWRSEKTEMVNGYEAKVYGASNVELITRTRTEHLSDQHKGKSKGCKTPLQSFLGIAEQHVGPNNGTLITQTLSHANPTAITPEEYFNPNFELGNRDMGRPMELTTKTQKFKAKLWLCEDHPLSLCEQVAPIIDLMAISNALFAKLRDFITLRLPPGFPVKIEIPIFHILNARITFGNLNGCDEPVSSLRHSPSSEAPSPSSDSSSVSSSSSLTSCRACEMDPALFEVPRGYSVVGTHQDALREDEDDLLQFAIQQSLLEAGSEYDQVTIWEALTNSKPGTHPMSHEGRRGDRLDSPAHGIPASPRGPVAGGWWGAQGPVPQLRRAAAPGYGAVGAGAGGSGAPDAPGGGGSAADPAALADGEVTPHPH, encoded by the exons ATGGGAGGCCGCGGTGATGGGCTGAGCGGTGCGGGAGGGAGCCGAAgaaagaggaggatgaagatgaggaagaagaagggGGCGATGCCGGGCAGGGCAACTACAAGTCCCATGAGGCCGGGCGGTGCGGGGGGGGGACCGGGGAAGCACCGGGCGGGAGGTGGcggcccgccccgccccgcgccccccccgccccgcgccgcgCCCGCCTCGCCGCTCCAGCATGCACGGAGGATGCTCGCGTCTTGCTCGGGCAGGAAGGGGCCGGAGGGCAGGTACCCGCTGCACTACCTCGTCTGGCACAACCGCGCCCGTGACCTGGACCGGGAGCTCAGCGCCAAGCAG GCCGACATTGAGCAGCTGGACCCCCGAGGACGCACTCCCCTGCACCTGGCCACCACGCTGGGCCACCTTGAGTGTGCCAGGGTGCTGCTGAAGCATGGTGCCGACGTGGGCAAGGAGAACCGCAGCGGATGGACAG TCCTGCAGGAGGCTGTGAGCACCCGTGATCTGGAGCTGGTGCAGCTGGTCCTGCGCTACCGTGACTACCAGAGAGCCATCAAGCGCCTGGCCGggatccctgtcctgctggagaAGCTGCGCAAG GCCCAGGACTTCTACGTGGAGATGAAGTGGGAGTTCACCAGCTGGG TGCCCCTGGTGTCCAAGATCTGCCCCAGCGACACCTACAAGGTGTGGAAGAGTGGCCAGAACCTGCGGGTGGACACCACACTGCTGGGCTTCGACCACATGACCTGGCAGCGGGGCAACCGCAGCTTTGTCTTTCGGGGACAAG acagcagtgcGGTGGTGATGGAGATTGACCATGACAGGCGGGTGGTCTACTCAGAGACGCTGGCCCTGGCTGGCCACGaccaggaggtgctgctggctgctgtgcagcCCACCGAGGAGCAGGTGATGGGGCGGCTGACGGCCCCCGTCGTCACTACCCAGCTCGACACCAAGAACATCGCCTTCGAGAG GAACAAGTCCGGGatcctgggctggaggagcGAGAAGACAGAAATGGTGAATGGGTATGAGGCCAAG GTCTATGGTGCTTCCAACGTGGAGCTGATCACACGGACACGGACCGAGCACCTCTCAGACCAGCACAAGGGCAAGAGCAAAG GCTGTAAGACCCCCCTGCAATCCTTCCTGGGCATCGCTGAGCAGCACGTGGGACCCAACAATGGG ACACTGATCACGCAGACACTGAGCCACGCCAACCCCACTGCCATCACCCCTGAGGAGTACTTCAACCCCAACTTTGAACTGGGCAACCGGGACATGGGACGGCCCATGGAGCTCACCACCAAGACACAGAA GTTCAAGGcgaagctgtggctgtgtgagGACCACCCGCTGTCCCTCTGCGAGCAGGTTGCCCCCATCATCGACCTCATGGCAATAAGCAACGCTCTCTTCGCCAAACTGCGGGATTTCATCACCCTGCGCCTCCCGCCCGGCTTCCCTGTCAAGATCG aaatcccCATCTTCCATATCCTCAACGCCCGAATAACCTTCGGCAACCTCAATGGGTGTGACGAGCCTGTCAGCTCCCTGcggcacagccccagcagcgaGGCACCCTCACCCAGCAGCGACTCCTCCAgtgtcagcagctccagctccctga CCTCGTGCCGAGCGTGTGAGATGGACCCGGCGCTGTTCGAGGTGCCGCGGGGGTACAGTGTGGTGGGCACCCACCAGGACGCCCTGCGGGAGGACGAGGATGACCTGCTGCAATTTGCCatccagcagagcctgctggaaGCGGGCAGCGAGTATGACCAG GTGACCATTTGGGAAGCACTGACCAACAGCAAGCCGGGCACCCACCCCATGTCGCACGAGGGCCGCCGGGGAGACAGGTTG GACTCCCCAGCACACGGCATCCCCGCATCCCCCCGTGGCCCCGTCGCCGGGGGGTGGTGGGGGGCCCAGGGCCCTGTTCCCCAGCTACGCCGAGCAGCTGCGCCTGGCTATGGCGCTGTCGGCGCGGGAGCAGGAGGAAGCGGAGCGCCGGACGcgccaggaggaggaggatctGCAGCGGATCCTGCAGCTCTCGCTGACGGAGAAGTGACCCCGCACCCCCACTGA